The sequence below is a genomic window from Synechococcus sp. UW179A.
GGCATCCCTAGCAGCTCCAGGCACTCCTGCATCTCGGGGTAGCGGAAGTGGAAGGCCTCATCCTGTGCGACGGCCACCGGCAGAGATTGTTGTTGTGTGGTTTCCAGCGCTGGAGAGAAGACGCTTTGAACTGGGTCCGGTCCGGGCTTGGGTGCCTGCAGGAGCGTGCGGAACGATCCCATGTTGAGGTGCTGCTCCGCCAGAGAAGCCCAGCGCCCCAGTCGCTTTTGAAGGCAGCTGAGTTCATGGGCGGGAGCAAGACCCAGATGCCGGTTTGGCAGCTCCAGGCTCGGATCGTCCGGCAGGCAGCCCAGGCAGTGCACGCCGATCGCCGTGAGTACCTCCTCAAGCAGCTCCCGATGCCTGGGACTGCTCACACGATTCAGCACAACGCCAGCCAGGTTGAGGCGTGGGTCTAGATCTCTGAAGCCTTGAACCAGGGCTCCGAGAGAGCGGGCTTGACCTCCGGCATCCACCACCAGCACCACCGGAAGGCCCAGGGTCACGGCCACATCGGCGGTGCTTCCCTCGGAGCTGGCTCCAATGCCATCGAACAGTCCCATCACGCCCTCAACCAGGGTCATGTCAGAACGCCCGCCGTAACCGTTGAAACTCAGCTGGACCCAGTCCTCGCCACAAAGGGGCAGATCAAGATTTCTGCAGGGCTGTGTCGCCGCCAGCGAAAGCAGCTGCGGGTCCAGATAGTCGGGTCCGACCTTGAAGGGCTGAATACTGTTGCCAAGTTGGCGGGCCCAGGCAATCAGGCAGAGGCTGAGCAGGGTTTTTCCGCTGCCGCTGGCCGGAGCAGCAATCACGCAGGCCATGGTGTGAGCGGAGATGTTTGAGCGGGGCGACAGTAGAGACCCCGCTCAGCGGGGATTCAGCTGATCAGCTTGGCAGCCAGAGGGGCCGCTGAAGCGAGCAAAGGGTTGGTGGAGTCATGGCCGCCTTCTAGCTGGCGAGAAACATCCGCCTCCACTGGGGAATGTTGCACCGGAACGACTTCTTCAATCAACTCCATGCTGGCCATGCCTCCAGCTTCTAGCCGCATGCAGCCGCCGGACTCAGCGCAGAGAATCACACAGATCGCAGGCTGGTTGTCCGGCTTGCAGATCAGGCGCAGCCCCACAATCTGACCGGGATGAATGCTCGGTTGCCCCATGGGAACCGGCGACACGCGCATCTGAACATCAGTTCCATCAGTGCGCTTGAAGTTGGCGCTGATGCTCTGGTCAGAGTTGCGCTCGGTGTGCTGCAGCTGCCAACTCAGACGG
It includes:
- a CDS encoding cobyrinate a,c-diamide synthase, with translation MACVIAAPASGSGKTLLSLCLIAWARQLGNSIQPFKVGPDYLDPQLLSLAATQPCRNLDLPLCGEDWVQLSFNGYGGRSDMTLVEGVMGLFDGIGASSEGSTADVAVTLGLPVVLVVDAGGQARSLGALVQGFRDLDPRLNLAGVVLNRVSSPRHRELLEEVLTAIGVHCLGCLPDDPSLELPNRHLGLAPAHELSCLQKRLGRWASLAEQHLNMGSFRTLLQAPKPGPDPVQSVFSPALETTQQQSLPVAVAQDEAFHFRYPEMQECLELLGMPVLPWSPLSDAAPPAEATGLILPGGFPELHADQLSECKTTFSALHAWIRDKPIYAECGGMLLLGRGLAGPDGTLQTMAGLLPFEARRGQLQVGYRLMEARSDSLLLRKGERLRGHEFHRWELCSESDESVGSLGALWQVEGWKVRRRAEGWNLPNLHASWVHLHWAGSSTIPCRWRAALDFAVKRNVAAL